Proteins encoded within one genomic window of Lactococcus garvieae:
- the gla gene encoding aquaglyceroporin Gla produces the protein MDYSWTVKYLTEFIGTALLLILGNGAVANVELKGTKAFGQSWLIIAWGYGLGVMLPAVALGNVTAQINPAFTLGLAASGFFPWAQVPFYILAQLLGAMFGQLIIVMVYRPYYLKTENPNAILGTFSTIDNVDDGTITTHTGALVNGFLNEFVGSFVLFFGAMGLTKLYRGIESINWMTDYASQQGADVTSSTVTGQIAASVSGAASSAAVSHVVLGFLVLVLVASLGGPTGPGLNPARDLGPRILHSLLPKSVLGESKGSSKWWYAWVPVTAPILAALAAVALFKIIYL, from the coding sequence ATGGACTATTCATGGACAGTGAAATATCTCACTGAATTTATCGGTACTGCACTCTTGCTTATCCTAGGTAACGGTGCGGTAGCTAACGTCGAACTTAAAGGTACAAAAGCCTTTGGTCAATCTTGGCTTATTATTGCTTGGGGTTACGGTCTTGGTGTTATGTTGCCAGCAGTAGCTTTAGGTAATGTTACAGCTCAAATCAACCCAGCATTTACCCTTGGACTTGCAGCATCAGGATTTTTCCCATGGGCACAAGTACCATTTTACATTCTTGCTCAACTTCTTGGAGCAATGTTTGGACAATTAATCATCGTAATGGTATACCGTCCTTACTACCTTAAAACAGAAAATCCAAATGCCATCTTGGGAACATTCTCAACTATCGATAATGTTGATGATGGTACAATCACTACACACACAGGTGCCTTAGTGAATGGTTTCTTGAACGAGTTTGTTGGTTCATTTGTCCTCTTCTTTGGAGCAATGGGCTTGACAAAACTTTACCGTGGTATTGAATCAATCAACTGGATGACTGACTATGCATCTCAACAAGGTGCAGACGTAACAAGTAGCACTGTTACTGGGCAAATTGCTGCATCAGTATCAGGTGCTGCTTCATCAGCAGCAGTCAGCCACGTAGTTCTTGGTTTCCTTGTTCTTGTATTGGTTGCTTCACTTGGAGGCCCTACAGGACCTGGCTTGAACCCAGCTCGTGACCTTGGTCCACGTATCTTGCACTCACTCTTGCCTAAATCAGTTTTAGGTGAAAGCAAAGGAAGCAGCAAATGGTGGTATGCATGGGTACCTGTTACAGCACCTATCCTTGCAGCACTTGCAGCAGTAGCTTTATTCAAAATTATCTATCTTTAA
- a CDS encoding MetQ/NlpA family ABC transporter substrate-binding protein, translating to MKKKTRNKVIVVVALVVVVLIGYFSFFKKDVAEDKTVKVGIMSGSKESTEIWDSVAKTAKDKYNINLKFVRFTDYNQPNTALVNGDVDINAFQHYAFLNEWNEANNADLQAIGDILVSPIRLYSKKHTDVKDIPNKGTIAVPNDTSNESRALYVLESAGLIKLDTKAGALATVKDVTENPKDLTIKELDGSQTASALSSVDAAVVNNDFSVPAGLTNKEVIATEALNENSKQWINIIVARKEDKDNKLYQDVVKAYQTKETEDLFAKLYPEKGTIPAWNLKLK from the coding sequence ATGAAGAAGAAAACAAGAAACAAAGTTATTGTAGTCGTAGCACTAGTCGTTGTCGTGCTTATTGGATATTTCTCATTTTTTAAAAAAGATGTAGCTGAAGATAAGACAGTAAAAGTTGGCATTATGTCAGGTTCCAAAGAGAGCACCGAAATTTGGGATTCCGTTGCTAAAACAGCTAAAGATAAATATAACATCAACCTAAAATTTGTTCGTTTTACAGATTACAACCAGCCTAATACGGCCTTAGTTAATGGCGATGTTGATATTAATGCTTTCCAACACTACGCATTCCTTAATGAATGGAATGAAGCAAACAATGCAGACTTACAAGCAATTGGAGATATCTTGGTTTCCCCAATCCGTCTCTATTCTAAAAAGCATACCGATGTGAAGGATATTCCAAATAAAGGAACAATTGCCGTACCAAATGATACCTCTAATGAAAGCCGTGCGCTCTATGTCTTAGAAAGCGCAGGTTTGATCAAGTTAGATACAAAAGCGGGAGCTCTTGCAACAGTAAAAGATGTGACAGAAAATCCAAAAGATTTGACAATCAAAGAGTTGGATGGGTCACAGACAGCTTCAGCTTTGTCTTCAGTAGATGCGGCAGTTGTCAATAATGACTTCTCTGTTCCTGCAGGATTAACAAACAAAGAAGTTATCGCAACAGAAGCCTTGAACGAAAACTCAAAACAATGGATCAATATCATTGTGGCACGAAAAGAAGATAAAGACAATAAACTTTATCAAGATGTAGTCAAAGCTTACCAAACAAAAGAAACAGAAGATTTGTTCGCTAAACTATATCCTGAAAAGGGAACAATTCCAGCTTGGAATTTAAAACTGAAATAA
- a CDS encoding methionine ABC transporter ATP-binding protein has protein sequence MAIIELNNIRVSYETKKAKVDAVKNTTIHVEKGDIFGIIGYSGAGKSTIVRTINLLQKPTAGEVKVNGKVIFKAGEDGKDTAKIKPADLRKERQKIGMIFQHFNLLNEKTVFENIEFALLHSKLSDKQKEEKIRELLRLVSLSEFEEKYPAQLSGGQKQRVAIARALANDPEILISDEGTSALDPKTTNQILDLLKDLQKRLGLTIVLITHEMHVVKEIANKVAVMQNGEVIEQNDLLEIFAHPQEELTQQFIDTTSNVSRFIHSLTENDTFSHLAEDEELIYLSYYGNQSGEPAMSEITRQFDVSTNIFYGNVEVLQNTRFGSLVVALKGTEENRLAAKDYLAKQKIEFTVLKEQVN, from the coding sequence ATGGCAATTATTGAACTAAATAATATCAGAGTTTCCTATGAGACCAAGAAAGCTAAAGTGGATGCTGTTAAAAATACGACTATCCATGTAGAAAAAGGAGATATCTTTGGAATTATCGGCTACTCAGGTGCTGGGAAGTCTACAATTGTCCGTACAATTAATCTCCTTCAAAAACCGACTGCTGGGGAAGTTAAAGTTAACGGGAAGGTGATTTTCAAAGCAGGAGAAGATGGCAAAGACACAGCAAAAATCAAACCTGCTGATTTACGTAAAGAACGTCAAAAAATCGGCATGATTTTCCAACACTTCAACTTACTCAATGAGAAGACGGTTTTTGAAAATATCGAATTTGCACTGTTACACAGTAAGCTATCTGACAAGCAAAAAGAGGAAAAAATCCGTGAACTTCTAAGATTAGTCAGTCTGTCAGAGTTCGAAGAAAAGTATCCAGCTCAACTTTCCGGTGGACAAAAGCAACGTGTGGCTATCGCGCGTGCCCTAGCTAATGACCCCGAAATTTTGATATCTGATGAAGGGACTTCAGCTTTGGATCCAAAAACAACGAATCAGATTTTGGATTTATTAAAAGACTTACAAAAACGTCTAGGACTTACGATTGTCCTCATCACACATGAAATGCATGTCGTGAAAGAAATTGCGAACAAAGTAGCAGTGATGCAAAACGGTGAAGTTATTGAGCAAAACGATCTCTTAGAAATCTTTGCACATCCACAGGAAGAACTGACACAGCAGTTTATTGACACGACTTCGAATGTTTCACGTTTTATCCACTCCTTGACAGAAAATGATACTTTTAGTCATTTAGCAGAAGATGAGGAACTGATTTATTTGAGTTATTATGGCAATCAGTCTGGAGAACCAGCGATGTCTGAAATCACACGCCAATTTGATGTTTCGACCAATATTTTCTATGGGAATGTTGAGGTTTTGCAAAATACACGTTTTGGTTCTTTGGTTGTGGCTTTAAAAGGAACAGAAGAAAATCGTTTGGCAGCCAAAGACTATCTGGCCAAGCAAAAAATTGAGTTTACAGTATTGAAAGAGCAGGTGAATTAA
- a CDS encoding methionine ABC transporter permease has translation MTAWFTEHFPNVVALGLHGDTGWVTSIVETLFMVFWSGLFGGLLGLVFGVALVVTNEGGITPNRALYSFLDKFTSIFRAVPFIVLLAIIAPVTQKIVGTQIGTTASLVPLTLGVFPFYARQVQVALESVNKGTVEAAQTVGANFWDIVFKVYLREELGSLIRVSTVTIISLIGLTAMAGAIGAGGLGNTAIAYGYNRFSNDVTFVATLLILILVLLVQVVGDTWAKSVTHK, from the coding sequence ATGACAGCATGGTTTACAGAACATTTTCCAAATGTTGTAGCCCTCGGTTTACATGGAGATACAGGATGGGTAACTTCAATAGTTGAAACACTTTTCATGGTTTTCTGGTCGGGGCTGTTTGGTGGTTTACTCGGCTTAGTTTTCGGTGTAGCCCTTGTCGTAACAAATGAAGGAGGCATTACTCCTAACCGTGCGCTTTACTCATTTTTAGATAAGTTTACATCTATTTTCCGTGCAGTACCTTTTATCGTTTTGCTCGCAATTATTGCACCGGTCACACAAAAAATTGTTGGAACTCAGATTGGAACAACAGCATCCTTAGTGCCACTAACGTTAGGTGTCTTTCCTTTTTATGCACGACAAGTTCAGGTTGCACTTGAAAGTGTAAACAAAGGAACAGTAGAAGCCGCACAGACCGTAGGAGCAAACTTTTGGGACATTGTCTTCAAAGTTTATCTCCGTGAAGAGTTGGGCAGTTTGATTCGTGTTTCAACAGTGACAATAATCTCACTTATTGGCTTGACAGCAATGGCTGGAGCTATTGGTGCTGGCGGTTTAGGGAACACAGCGATTGCCTACGGGTATAACCGCTTCTCTAATGACGTCACTTTCGTAGCTACTTTACTTATCTTAATCTTAGTGCTCTTGGTCCAAGTTGTGGGCGACACCTGGGCTAAAAGTGTGACACATAAATAA
- the pepV gene encoding dipeptidase PepV: protein MAIDFTAEVEKRKEAFLKDLFTLLKINSERDDKQASKVYPFGPGPSLAMLEFLNIGQADGFETKNFDNYVGEILYGQGEETLGIFVHTDVVPVGEGWTNPPYEPVIKEKKLYARGTQDNKGPALAAYYALKILKELEVPFYKKVKFIIGTDEESGWKDMDYYLPKAGLPDFGFSPDARFPVVNGEKSNLTEYLHFGNENTGNFVLHAFNSGAQENCVPDEAQATVSSPVDLQAPFDKYLQENNLKGSFAKTGANILLVIKGKSAHSSTPESGINAGTHLANFLSSYEFGADARKFLDVSGQRLHKDFEGVNIGISFEDADMGKLSVNPSVFAFQAKGQENKIALNIRHPKGLTELDIQEKLKQKLGEAIEKVTISDRINYQPHYLSEDDSLVQTLLATYRDHTGDEGQPQTLGGGTYGRLMKRGVAFGALFPESEFTMHQTDEHIKLDELYKAIQIYTDALYRLACIKNS, encoded by the coding sequence ATGGCTATTGATTTTACAGCAGAAGTAGAGAAAAGAAAAGAAGCTTTTTTAAAGGATTTGTTTACCTTGCTGAAGATAAATTCTGAGCGCGATGATAAGCAAGCTAGCAAGGTCTATCCTTTTGGTCCGGGGCCTAGTCTTGCAATGCTAGAGTTTTTAAACATTGGACAGGCAGATGGTTTCGAAACAAAAAACTTTGACAACTATGTAGGAGAGATACTTTACGGCCAAGGAGAAGAAACGCTAGGGATATTTGTTCATACAGATGTCGTACCGGTAGGGGAAGGATGGACAAATCCACCTTATGAACCAGTTATAAAAGAAAAAAAGCTTTACGCCAGAGGTACTCAGGATAATAAAGGACCAGCACTCGCCGCCTATTATGCGCTGAAAATTTTAAAGGAGCTGGAAGTTCCCTTCTATAAAAAAGTGAAGTTCATCATTGGAACTGATGAAGAGAGTGGCTGGAAAGATATGGACTATTATTTACCAAAGGCAGGACTTCCTGACTTTGGTTTCTCTCCAGATGCACGTTTCCCCGTCGTTAATGGCGAGAAAAGTAATCTGACAGAATATCTACATTTTGGCAATGAAAATACAGGAAACTTTGTGCTTCACGCTTTTAACAGTGGAGCACAGGAAAACTGTGTGCCAGATGAAGCCCAAGCCACCGTTAGTAGTCCCGTCGATTTACAGGCACCCTTTGACAAGTACTTACAGGAAAATAATCTGAAAGGAAGTTTTGCTAAAACAGGAGCAAATATTCTCCTCGTGATCAAAGGGAAGTCAGCTCATAGTTCCACTCCTGAAAGTGGCATAAATGCGGGCACTCATCTGGCAAACTTCCTTTCTTCATATGAGTTCGGTGCAGACGCGAGAAAGTTTTTAGATGTGAGTGGCCAGAGGCTCCATAAGGACTTTGAAGGAGTTAACATTGGCATTTCTTTTGAGGATGCAGATATGGGAAAACTTTCCGTCAACCCTTCTGTATTTGCCTTTCAAGCAAAAGGGCAAGAAAATAAGATTGCCCTGAACATCCGCCACCCGAAAGGGTTAACGGAGCTAGACATTCAAGAAAAGCTCAAGCAAAAGTTAGGCGAGGCCATTGAGAAAGTGACAATCAGTGACCGTATCAACTATCAGCCTCATTATCTCTCAGAAGATGATTCTCTAGTACAAACGCTTTTGGCTACATATCGTGACCATACGGGAGATGAGGGCCAGCCGCAAACCTTAGGTGGTGGAACTTATGGGCGCCTAATGAAGCGTGGCGTCGCCTTTGGGGCTCTTTTCCCTGAATCCGAATTTACCATGCACCAAACAGATGAGCACATCAAACTTGACGAACTCTATAAAGCTATTCAGATTTATACGGATGCTCTTTATCGTTTAGCTTGTATAAAAAATTCTTAA
- a CDS encoding helix-turn-helix transcriptional regulator: MENRIREFRQAQKLSQEDLARIAHVSRQTVNAIENDKYDPELLLAFKLAEILGTKVDELFIFQLGHVKKKEDDVFWCEKYQCVLWKRADVEKRAN; encoded by the coding sequence ATGGAAAATAGAATTCGTGAATTTAGGCAAGCGCAGAAACTTTCCCAAGAAGACTTGGCCCGTATTGCTCACGTGAGTCGTCAAACCGTCAACGCAATTGAAAACGATAAATATGATCCAGAACTTTTACTTGCTTTTAAACTGGCCGAAATTCTGGGGACTAAAGTTGATGAACTCTTTATCTTCCAACTGGGTCATGTAAAGAAAAAAGAAGACGATGTCTTCTGGTGTGAAAAATATCAATGCGTGCTATGGAAACGTGCAGATGTCGAAAAAAGAGCCAACTAA
- a CDS encoding LysR family transcriptional regulator — MNIKQLRYIVAIANTGTFREASEQLFVSQPSMSIAVKDLEQELNFQIFERTNTGASLTIEGERFYEQAQGILRDFEAFESKYAKPKEAERHFSVASQHYDFLAPVGVEFSQKNPEIKNFRVFESTTYNILQEVAQGHSELGVVYLNKHNRSGILRMLDKLELDYEELFISQTHIYLRKNHPLTSKKTIKTSDLKSLDRVRFTQENEQFLYYSEDLVETFENTFIYNVTDRATLNGILERTDAYATGLGFIDKESVHNVTVIPMDGDNVNSLILVKQKSHLLTDAAKSYKRSLEVYFENYKF; from the coding sequence GTGAACATCAAACAGCTTCGTTATATTGTCGCCATCGCTAATACCGGTACTTTTCGTGAGGCCAGCGAACAGCTCTTTGTGAGCCAACCATCCATGTCTATTGCGGTCAAAGACTTGGAGCAAGAACTGAATTTCCAAATTTTTGAGCGCACAAATACTGGTGCAAGCTTGACTATTGAAGGGGAACGGTTCTATGAGCAGGCGCAAGGAATTTTGCGAGATTTTGAAGCTTTTGAGTCAAAGTATGCAAAGCCCAAAGAAGCAGAGCGCCATTTTTCTGTCGCGAGTCAGCACTATGATTTTCTTGCCCCTGTAGGGGTCGAATTTTCTCAAAAAAATCCAGAAATCAAAAATTTCCGCGTCTTTGAATCAACAACTTATAATATTTTACAAGAAGTTGCTCAAGGCCACAGTGAACTTGGTGTTGTTTACCTGAATAAACATAATCGCTCTGGTATTCTGCGTATGCTGGATAAACTTGAGTTAGACTACGAAGAACTCTTTATTTCGCAAACTCATATTTATTTAAGAAAAAATCATCCTTTGACGAGTAAAAAAACGATTAAGACCAGTGATTTAAAGTCTTTGGATCGAGTACGTTTTACACAAGAAAATGAGCAGTTCCTCTACTATTCCGAGGATTTAGTAGAAACTTTTGAGAACACTTTTATTTATAACGTTACGGACCGTGCGACCCTCAACGGAATATTAGAGCGGACAGATGCTTATGCGACGGGTCTTGGCTTTATTGATAAGGAAAGTGTGCATAATGTCACCGTTATCCCAATGGATGGCGATAATGTAAACAGTCTCATTCTCGTCAAGCAGAAAAGTCATCTGCTTACAGATGCGGCCAAGTCTTACAAGCGAAGTTTAGAAGTCTATTTCGAGAATTATAAGTTTTAG
- a CDS encoding phosphoglycerate mutase has protein sequence MVKLVFARHGESEWNLANLFTGWADVDLSENGTQQAIDAGKLIKAAGIEFDIAYTSVLKRAIKTTNYALEYSDQLWVPVVKTWRLNERHYGGLTGLNKADAAAKHGDDQVHIWRRSYDVLPPAMPRDDEYSAHADRRYANLEDSLIPDAENLKVTLERSLPFWEDQIAPALKDGKNVFVGAHGNSIRALVKHIKQLSDDEIMDVEIPNFPPLVFEFDDNLNLVKEYYLAPKQA, from the coding sequence ATGGTAAAATTAGTTTTTGCTCGTCACGGTGAATCAGAATGGAACTTGGCTAACCTCTTTACAGGTTGGGCTGACGTGGACCTTTCAGAAAACGGAACACAACAAGCAATCGATGCAGGTAAACTCATCAAAGCTGCAGGTATCGAATTTGATATCGCTTATACTTCTGTATTGAAACGTGCAATCAAAACTACAAACTATGCACTTGAATACTCTGATCAACTTTGGGTACCAGTTGTTAAAACTTGGCGCTTGAACGAACGTCACTACGGTGGTTTGACTGGCTTGAACAAAGCTGATGCTGCTGCTAAACACGGTGACGATCAAGTTCACATCTGGCGTCGTTCATACGATGTATTGCCACCAGCAATGCCACGTGATGATGAATACTCAGCACACGCTGATCGTCGTTATGCTAACCTTGAAGACAGCCTCATCCCTGATGCTGAAAACCTCAAAGTTACACTTGAGCGTTCATTGCCTTTCTGGGAAGATCAAATCGCTCCAGCATTGAAAGATGGTAAAAACGTCTTCGTAGGTGCACACGGTAACTCAATCCGCGCCTTGGTAAAACACATCAAACAACTTTCAGATGATGAAATCATGGATGTTGAAATCCCTAACTTCCCACCACTCGTGTTTGAATTTGATGATAATTTGAACCTTGTTAAGGAATACTACCTTGCACCAAAACAAGCATAA
- a CDS encoding penicillin-binding transpeptidase domain-containing protein: MSEKRKTRSELSGKKDKTRKLLKNPAMLASGRVKLLFFVITVLFLVLIGKLYHMQIMNQSFYESKQSGGAGSLQIVQGAPRGNIYDAKGVPLATTEPVEAIEYTRGQNTTADDMRKIADRLAGVLTLDNDFKQITERDKKDYFLADADNLEKIAESLTKEEKTDEKGNSLSGSEIYNVQLSKVTDADINFNEQQMFAVKLFKEMNSTTTFNTTIITTSNLTAEQQAYIGEHEGELQGISVGTSWNRKYADTVLKPILGTVTTQKQGIPSDLLDEYLKEGFQRNDRVGTAFLEKGYEKYLQGTPTISTVLTDKQGNVTGTEVKQKGSKGDNLKLTVDMKFQNAVDKILQDEMNNMIADGFGTYSQGAYAVVLDSKTGAVLALSGLKRDETTGAYQKDTNGTFQSAFVPGSVVKPATLTAGWNSNVIAGNQMLYDMPIQLAGTSAITSWFTNGSLPINAVQALEYSSNTYMVQIALKMLGQPYVPNMTVDGSNSPAILKKLREAYASYGMGTSTGFDIPGETEGIVPAADKTNLSALLMESFGQFDTYTPLQLATYGLTLANNGERLAPHIVDSIYETNSEGGMGDLVKNITPKIMDKVNITPDNMDVLHQGMSAVVHGEDYVNGQIGATGYYMRQSQGAEVSISAKTGTAEVTYVAPDGTKVPVTVNNVVAFAPTENPQISIGVMVPQTTVKEGGVTSKIGQNITREITNLYNSMYHFK; the protein is encoded by the coding sequence ATGTCTGAGAAAAGAAAAACACGAAGCGAATTAAGCGGAAAAAAAGATAAAACACGTAAACTATTGAAAAACCCAGCCATGCTGGCATCAGGGCGAGTTAAACTCCTCTTTTTTGTCATCACGGTTCTCTTTTTGGTTCTGATTGGGAAGCTTTATCACATGCAAATCATGAATCAAAGCTTTTATGAAAGCAAACAGTCCGGCGGAGCCGGCTCTTTACAAATTGTACAAGGCGCTCCCCGCGGAAATATATATGATGCTAAAGGTGTACCCTTAGCTACCACTGAGCCTGTTGAGGCTATTGAATATACGCGTGGGCAAAATACCACAGCAGATGACATGCGCAAAATTGCTGATCGTTTAGCAGGCGTACTGACATTGGACAACGATTTTAAGCAGATAACTGAGCGTGATAAGAAAGACTACTTTTTAGCTGATGCCGATAACTTGGAAAAAATTGCTGAAAGTTTGACGAAGGAAGAAAAAACAGACGAAAAAGGCAATAGCCTGTCAGGTTCAGAAATCTATAATGTCCAACTGAGTAAAGTAACTGATGCTGACATTAACTTTAATGAGCAACAGATGTTTGCAGTGAAACTCTTTAAAGAGATGAACTCCACTACGACTTTTAATACCACAATCATCACCACAAGCAACCTCACAGCAGAGCAACAAGCTTATATTGGGGAGCATGAAGGGGAGTTACAAGGTATTTCAGTGGGTACCAGCTGGAATCGAAAATATGCAGATACTGTGCTGAAGCCAATTTTAGGTACGGTAACAACTCAGAAACAAGGTATTCCATCAGATTTGCTGGATGAATATCTTAAAGAAGGATTCCAACGTAATGACCGAGTGGGTACCGCCTTTTTAGAAAAAGGTTATGAAAAGTACCTGCAAGGTACTCCTACTATAAGTACAGTACTGACTGACAAACAAGGGAATGTCACCGGAACAGAAGTGAAACAAAAAGGAAGTAAAGGGGATAACCTTAAGCTTACTGTGGATATGAAGTTCCAAAACGCTGTAGATAAAATCTTGCAAGATGAAATGAATAATATGATTGCAGATGGATTTGGTACTTATTCACAAGGTGCTTATGCTGTCGTTTTGGACTCGAAGACAGGAGCGGTGTTAGCCCTATCTGGACTCAAACGTGATGAAACAACAGGTGCTTACCAAAAAGACACCAATGGAACATTCCAGTCCGCTTTTGTACCCGGTTCGGTTGTTAAGCCAGCCACTCTTACAGCAGGCTGGAACAGTAACGTGATTGCTGGAAACCAAATGCTTTATGATATGCCGATACAGTTAGCGGGTACAAGTGCCATCACTTCTTGGTTCACAAATGGCAGCCTGCCAATTAATGCTGTACAAGCTTTGGAGTACTCTTCCAATACCTATATGGTACAGATCGCGCTCAAGATGTTGGGGCAACCCTATGTGCCAAATATGACAGTAGATGGTTCAAACAGCCCGGCAATACTTAAAAAGCTACGCGAAGCCTATGCCTCTTACGGCATGGGAACCTCCACGGGATTTGATATTCCAGGTGAAACAGAAGGTATCGTACCTGCTGCGGATAAGACGAACCTTTCCGCCCTACTTATGGAATCTTTTGGACAGTTTGATACTTATACACCTCTTCAACTTGCGACCTATGGTCTGACTTTGGCAAATAACGGCGAACGCTTAGCGCCTCACATTGTGGACAGCATCTATGAAACCAACTCTGAAGGTGGCATGGGTGATCTTGTTAAAAACATAACACCGAAAATTATGGACAAAGTAAATATCACACCAGATAACATGGACGTGCTTCACCAAGGGATGTCTGCTGTTGTCCACGGAGAAGACTATGTGAATGGTCAGATTGGTGCGACAGGTTACTATATGCGTCAATCACAGGGGGCAGAAGTTTCTATTTCTGCCAAAACAGGTACTGCCGAAGTAACTTACGTTGCCCCAGATGGTACTAAGGTTCCTGTAACGGTCAATAATGTCGTTGCCTTTGCTCCAACAGAAAATCCACAAATCTCGATCGGTGTGATGGTGCCACAAACAACAGTCAAGGAAGGTGGCGTTACATCTAAGATTGGGCAAAATATCACACGTGAAATTACAAACCTCTATAACTCAATGTATCATTTCAAATAA
- a CDS encoding TDT family transporter, protein MKHAFFNFLKKIPIPICGLILGMVSLGNLLYSKGFSFWGNFFDLAGLFFMLLILLKLVFTMRHLLESLKDPIIGSVSPTFTMAWMVICVYLNRIFPHSAFVYFIWLLAIFLHFLLMVYFIALHILPQKIGMIHIYPSWFITFVGLGVVPTTAAAFNVEIGRMVLWPALLFYFILLPIIIHRIFIFKKMHESTLPLITILTAPGSLCLAAYLTVIEHKFSFFVFGLFVLSQALYFLTVFMILPLLRLPFYPSYAAFTFPLVISATAVSLLAKNYPHLDFFLTPLSVVELLIAFLMVSYVLVRYSLFLSKKS, encoded by the coding sequence ATGAAACACGCATTTTTTAACTTTTTGAAAAAAATTCCCATTCCCATCTGTGGTTTGATTTTAGGTATGGTATCCTTGGGAAACTTACTGTATTCTAAAGGTTTTAGCTTTTGGGGCAACTTCTTTGACCTTGCTGGTCTCTTTTTTATGCTTTTGATTCTTTTAAAGCTGGTCTTCACCATGCGTCATCTTTTGGAATCCCTCAAAGATCCTATTATTGGTTCGGTTTCTCCAACTTTTACTATGGCATGGATGGTTATTTGTGTTTATCTTAACAGGATTTTCCCGCATTCAGCTTTTGTTTATTTTATTTGGCTGTTAGCCATCTTCTTGCACTTCCTTTTAATGGTTTACTTTATTGCTTTACACATCCTCCCCCAAAAGATTGGCATGATACACATCTATCCAAGCTGGTTCATTACCTTTGTCGGTTTGGGTGTTGTCCCTACGACTGCAGCAGCATTTAATGTAGAGATTGGCCGTATGGTTCTCTGGCCTGCACTACTCTTCTACTTCATCTTACTTCCCATCATTATCCATCGCATCTTTATTTTCAAAAAAATGCATGAGTCAACATTGCCACTTATCACAATCCTTACAGCTCCTGGTTCTCTTTGCTTAGCTGCTTATCTTACGGTGATTGAGCACAAGTTTAGTTTCTTTGTCTTCGGCTTATTTGTCCTTTCACAAGCTCTTTATTTTCTTACGGTGTTTATGATTCTTCCTTTATTGCGCCTGCCCTTTTATCCAAGTTATGCCGCCTTCACCTTTCCACTGGTTATCTCGGCGACAGCGGTTAGCCTGCTGGCTAAGAACTACCCTCACTTGGACTTCTTTCTCACTCCCTTGTCAGTAGTCGAACTCCTTATTGCTTTCTTGATGGTCAGCTATGTTTTGGTGCGTTATAGCCTTTTCTTAAGTAAAAAAAGTTAA